TTATTAGCAGTCATCGTGATAGTGGCGCTGTTGGCTTCCGGATGCGGTTCAACGAAAGCCGCCGCGCCGACAACAACCACTACTCCCACCACCACCACCACGACTTCCGCCGCCCCGACCACCAGCATCCCGCCATCAACAACGACGGCCACCCAGCCGGCTCCCTCTAGCGGGACCGCTGCGACCACCAAGGCGGTCTATATAATACATGCGCCGCTCGGCGGGGTCGATGACCTGGACGCCAGGGTCAAGGTCGGCACAACCGTGCGCTGGACGCCGGTAGGCCATGAAGACCGCACACTGGTCAGTGATGTTCCAGGGTTACTCGGCGGCCTGCTGACTTCAAACCCGTGGGTCGAATATACATTCGACCAGGTGGGAACGTTCTATTATCACTTCGCAGAACTTCCCAATTTCAGGGCATCGATTGTCGTCACACCATAATTGGTGGTAGCTTCAGCGAAATAAAAAGGAAGAGGCTAAACCTCTCTCCTTTTTTGATGTCTAAAACACTTTTTACGGGGCTTGATTGATTCGCTTGCGGGATGATGTATTTTAGTGGTGGAGGGGACTGGATTCGAACCAGTGAAGCCCTTAGGGCGACAGATTTACAGTCTGTTCCGATTAACCGCTCCGGCACCCCTCCAGATGCCAACACTTTAGTTAGACAGAGCCCGAGAGGGGACTCGAACCCGCTAACCTACCGATTACAAGTCGGTTGCGCTACCGTTGCGCCACTCGGGCATGTTTGCCGCTCTGAGCAACGGCATACTATTATAGATAAAGGCGGCGCACGAAGTCAAACAATTCATTGTCATTCTGGAGATTTTAAGTAATCGGTAGAGTGTTTTAATGTCCCCCTTTGGCGAAAGGGGGATTAAGGGGGGTTTTCTCCATGAACTTGACCGAATAGGAAAATCCCTCTCAGCCTCACGGCAGTCTCCCTTTTGCGAAAGGGAGAGATGCACCTCTCCCCAAGCTTGAAGGCGTTACTTCTTGTCTTTCTTGCGGTAATGTCCGAGCATCTCTAAATCTATATAGTGGAAAACCTCGGCCAGCTTGAAACCCTGGCCCTCGGCCATGTCCTCTGCCCGCTTGCGCAAACCCTCGCGCAACTCGGGTATCCTGTCGCCTACCTGGCTCTTGTGGCAGGCCAGCGCCTGCATCTTGAGTTCGAAGGTATCCGTGATGTCCAGACGCAGATTGATATCCTCGCTGGCAGTGAAATACATCTCTTTAACCTTGTGCGGCTCTAATCCTTCCGTCAGCATATCGGGATAGGCCAGATGGTCGCGTGCGTAGGGATAGACCGCATCCAGCACCACCTGCCCGGCAATGCGATGGTCGCGGTGCCAGATGTAGCGGCGGTAGGGGTCGAGGGTTACAATGATGTCAGGGCGGTAAAGGCGGATCTGGCGCACAATATCTTTACGCAGTTCGGGCGTATCCTCCAACCCCTGGTCAGAATATCCCAGGTAAACCACTTCGCTGACGCCGAGGACGCGAGCAGCTTCGCGCTGTTCAACCTGTCTTATGGCGGCAAGCTTTTCGGGAGTCAAAGAGCGGTCTGATGTGCCTTTGTCGCCATTGGTGAGGATGACATACACGACTCTTTTGCCCTCTCGTGTCCAGCGCGCCACCGTGCCGGCACAGCCGAACTCGGAGTCATCCGGGTGGGGCATGATAACCAGCACGTCGGCTTTAGAGTGGGTCAAGCAGTCGCCTTTTGAGTT
The Dehalococcoidia bacterium genome window above contains:
- a CDS encoding PIG-L family deacetylase — protein: MPHPDDSEFGCAGTVARWTREGKRVVYVILTNGDKGTSDRSLTPEKLAAIRQVEQREAARVLGVSEVVYLGYSDQGLEDTPELRKDIVRQIRLYRPDIIVTLDPYRRYIWHRDHRIAGQVVLDAVYPYARDHLAYPDMLTEGLEPHKVKEMYFTASEDINLRLDITDTFELKMQALACHKSQVGDRIPELREGLRKRAEDMAEGQGFKLAEVFHYIDLEMLGHYRKKDKK